Genomic segment of Rhodococcus rhodochrous:
CCTGCGGTTCGAGATCCAGATCGAGACGCCACAGGCGATCTGCGGACCCGACGGCACCGCGGCCGTCGCCACGATGATCCGAGCGGCCCGCGGACGCTGTTCGGGACTGCACTACGGCACCTACGACTACTCGGCCGCGTGCGACATCGCCGCGGAGTACCAGGCGATGGACCACCCCGTCGCCGACCACGCCAAGGCCACGATGCAGGTCGCGGCAGCGGGCACCGGGGTGCGGTTGTCCGACGGGTCCACCAACCGCCTTCCCGTCGGCACCCGCGACGAGATCCGTGCGGCATGGGGACTGCACGCCCGCCTGATCGACCGGTCGCTGCGCCGCGGTTTCTACCAGGGCTGGGATCTGCACCCGGCGCAGTTGCCCACCCGCTACGCCGCGACCTTCGCGTTCTATCGCCGGTCGCTGTCCACCGCCGCGGGACGCGTCGCGGCCTATCTCGACCCGGCCCTGTCGTCGGGATATCTCGACGAACCCGCCACCGCCCGTGCTCTCGCCGCCTTTCTCCTGCGAGGAACGAGCTGCGGAGCCCTCACCGAGAAGGAAGTATGCGATCGCACCGGCACGAATCTCGACCACCTGGCCCGGCTCGCGGGTCGACCGACGACGGTGACGCGATGACCACCGTGATCCGCGCGCGACGTGCCGTGGTGGGGGACGAGGAAGGCAGCTGCGCCGTCCATGTGCGCGACGGCCGCATCGTCGCGATCGAGGAATACGACGGTGCCGTTCCGGCCGATGCGCGGGAGATCGTCCTCGCCGACGACGAGGTGCTGCTCCCCGGCCTGGTGGACACGCACGTCCACGTCAACGAACCCGGCCGCACCGAATGGGAGGGCTTCGCGACGGCGACACGTGCCGCCGCGGCCGGGGGAGTGACGACGATCGTCGACATGCCCCTCAACTCCATTCCGTCCACCGTCGACGTGGCGGCCCTCGAGGTGAAGCAGAAGGTCGCGGCCGAGCAGGTCACCGTCGACGTCGGATTCTGGGGCGGTGCGATCCCCGGCAATCTTGCCGATCTCGAACCGCTCTGGGACGCAGGGGTGTACGGCTTCAAGTGCTTCCTCGCGTATTCGGGTCTCGACGAGTACCCGCCGCTGGACCGCGAGCAGATGATCGAGGCGATGCGCGTGATCGCCGGCTTCGGTGGCCTGCTCATCGTGCACGCCGAGGACGGGCCGACCCTCGACGCTCAGGACCCGCCGGCCGGACCCCGCTACGACGACTTCCTGTACTCGCGACCACCGGTCGCCGAGTCCCGCGCTGTCGCCCAGGTCATCGACGGCGCGCGACAGACCGGATGCCGCGTGCACATCCTGCACCTGTCGGACGCGGGAAGCCTTCCGCTCGTCGCCGCAGCGAAGGCCGAGGGCCTGCCCGTCACCGCGGAGACCTGCCCGCACTACCTGTCGCTGTTCAGCGAGGAGATCCTCGACGGCTCCACACATTTCAAGTGCTGTCCGCCGATCCGTGAGGCCCGCAACCGGGAAGCGCTGTGGCGCGGCCTGGCCGACGGCACACTCGACTGCATCGTCTCCGATCACTCGCCGTGTCTGCCGGAACTGAAGAAGTTCGTCACCGGCGACTTCGGTGAGGCATGGGGCGGAATCTCGTCGCTGCAACTCGGACTGCCCATCGTGTGGTCGGAGGCGCGCAAGCGCGGGCACACACTCGTCGACGTGGTGCGCTGGATGGCCGGCCGCACCGCCGACCTCGTTGGCCTGGCCGACCGCGGTGCGATCGCCGTGGGCAACAGTGCCGATCTGTGTGTCTTCGCGCCCGACGACGCCTTCGTCGTCTTCCCGGAGCGGCTGCACCACCGCAACGCCGTGACGCCCTACGCCGAACGCGCGCTGGCCGGGGTCGTGCGGCAGACCTGGCTCGCCGGTGAACCGCTCACCGTCACCCTCGGCGCCACCGACCCCGCACCGCGTGGTGCGTTGCTCTCCCGAAAGGAAAACCGTTGACCGAAGCAGATTTCCTGCAACTACCCGATCTCGCCGCGCGATCGCTGGGCGGGGCCGTCGTGTTCGCGAACGACGAGTTCTTCGCGAGTCGCGAGAACCTGATCTCGCCGGGTGCACCCGATTTCGATCCGTCCGAGTTCGGGCACAAGGGAAAGGTGTACGACGGGTG
This window contains:
- the allB gene encoding allantoinase AllB, translating into MTTVIRARRAVVGDEEGSCAVHVRDGRIVAIEEYDGAVPADAREIVLADDEVLLPGLVDTHVHVNEPGRTEWEGFATATRAAAAGGVTTIVDMPLNSIPSTVDVAALEVKQKVAAEQVTVDVGFWGGAIPGNLADLEPLWDAGVYGFKCFLAYSGLDEYPPLDREQMIEAMRVIAGFGGLLIVHAEDGPTLDAQDPPAGPRYDDFLYSRPPVAESRAVAQVIDGARQTGCRVHILHLSDAGSLPLVAAAKAEGLPVTAETCPHYLSLFSEEILDGSTHFKCCPPIREARNREALWRGLADGTLDCIVSDHSPCLPELKKFVTGDFGEAWGGISSLQLGLPIVWSEARKRGHTLVDVVRWMAGRTADLVGLADRGAIAVGNSADLCVFAPDDAFVVFPERLHHRNAVTPYAERALAGVVRQTWLAGEPLTVTLGATDPAPRGALLSRKENR